In Choloepus didactylus isolate mChoDid1 chromosome 6, mChoDid1.pri, whole genome shotgun sequence, one DNA window encodes the following:
- the CD3E gene encoding T-cell surface glycoprotein CD3 epsilon chain isoform X1, which produces MPSGALWLVLGLCLFSAGAWGQENEDIDELTQKRYKVSISGTRVVLTCPEDPESEKITWKKNNKAIDDENEVRLVLDNFSEVEDSGYFTCHPKDSHSLYLRARVCENCMEVDLTVVVTIVIVDVCVTLGLLLLVYYWSKKRKAKTKPVTRGVGTGGRPRGQNKEKPPPVPNPDYEPIRKGQRDLYAGLNQQGI; this is translated from the exons ATGCCGTCGGGCGCTCTCTGGTTGGTTCTGGGACTGTGCCTCTTTTCAG cTGGTGCTTGGGGACAAG aaaatgaagaCATTG aTGAACTTACACAGAAAA GATACAAAGTCTCCATCTCCGGAACCAGAGTGGTGCTGACTTGCCCTGAGGACCCTGAATCTGAGAAAATAACatggaagaaaaacaataaagcaatAGACGACGAGAACGAGGTCCGCCTAGTCCTGGATAATTTTTCCGAAGTGGAGGACAGTGGCTATTTTACCTGCCACCCAAAGGACAGCCATTCTCTCTACTTGAGAGCAAGAG TGTGCGAGAACTGCATGGAGGTGGATCTGACAGTGGTGGTCACCATCGTCATAGTCGACGTCTGCGTCACCCTGGGCTTGTTGCTGCTGGTTTACTACTGGAGCAAGAAGAGGAAGGCCAAGACCAAGCCCGTGACTCGAGGAGTGGGAACTGGCGGCAGGCCCAGGG GACAAAACAAGGAGAAGCCACCACCTGTCCCCAACCCAGACTATGAG CCCATCCGGAAAGGCCAGCGGGACCTGTATGCTGGCCTGAATCAGCAAGGGATCTGA
- the CD3E gene encoding T-cell surface glycoprotein CD3 epsilon chain isoform X2 yields the protein MPSGALWLVLGLCLFSAGAWGQENEDIGYKVSISGTRVVLTCPEDPESEKITWKKNNKAIDDENEVRLVLDNFSEVEDSGYFTCHPKDSHSLYLRARVCENCMEVDLTVVVTIVIVDVCVTLGLLLLVYYWSKKRKAKTKPVTRGVGTGGRPRGQNKEKPPPVPNPDYEPIRKGQRDLYAGLNQQGI from the exons ATGCCGTCGGGCGCTCTCTGGTTGGTTCTGGGACTGTGCCTCTTTTCAG cTGGTGCTTGGGGACAAG aaaatgaagaCATTG GATACAAAGTCTCCATCTCCGGAACCAGAGTGGTGCTGACTTGCCCTGAGGACCCTGAATCTGAGAAAATAACatggaagaaaaacaataaagcaatAGACGACGAGAACGAGGTCCGCCTAGTCCTGGATAATTTTTCCGAAGTGGAGGACAGTGGCTATTTTACCTGCCACCCAAAGGACAGCCATTCTCTCTACTTGAGAGCAAGAG TGTGCGAGAACTGCATGGAGGTGGATCTGACAGTGGTGGTCACCATCGTCATAGTCGACGTCTGCGTCACCCTGGGCTTGTTGCTGCTGGTTTACTACTGGAGCAAGAAGAGGAAGGCCAAGACCAAGCCCGTGACTCGAGGAGTGGGAACTGGCGGCAGGCCCAGGG GACAAAACAAGGAGAAGCCACCACCTGTCCCCAACCCAGACTATGAG CCCATCCGGAAAGGCCAGCGGGACCTGTATGCTGGCCTGAATCAGCAAGGGATCTGA